In Neisseria animalis, a single window of DNA contains:
- a CDS encoding transcriptional regulator, whose protein sequence is MHTEQEKTDFSLRLRTALQLAGLASLSNANLANRFNLRHPNQPVSTQAVHYWLVGRSIPTQDKIETLAKWLNTSADWLRYGRVDTGEMRITDEEMLLLKSFRQLSPVKRQALMVLLKQE, encoded by the coding sequence ATGCATACCGAACAAGAAAAAACCGATTTCAGCTTAAGGCTGCGGACGGCATTACAGTTGGCGGGGTTGGCTTCTCTTTCAAACGCTAATCTTGCCAACCGCTTTAATTTGAGACATCCCAATCAACCTGTCAGTACACAAGCAGTTCATTATTGGTTGGTCGGACGGTCTATTCCTACACAGGATAAGATTGAAACTTTGGCAAAGTGGTTGAACACCAGTGCGGATTGGCTGCGCTATGGGCGGGTAGATACGGGAGAAATGCGGATTACAGATGAAGAAATGTTGCTGCTGAAGTCTTTTCGCCAACTTTCTCCTGTGAAAAGGCAGGCATTGATGGTCTTGTTAAAACAAGAGTAG